A single genomic interval of Penaeus monodon isolate SGIC_2016 chromosome 30, NSTDA_Pmon_1, whole genome shotgun sequence harbors:
- the LOC119592331 gene encoding low-density lipoprotein receptor-related protein 11-like: protein MTSERSGQGAANQLPVPSAPRTTHSTPRPSTLPSTGPASTGNTSSSAGAVVSKVKNGSAVVASVLSDNGRPHIMVHSSLTRLEVNDEQLEMEAREQDAQASGAVLALAMGVCITALLVVLVGCRLRGVRRRLRRHRGSKSLYAHDADYLVNGMYL from the exons ATGACGAGCGAGCGGAGCGGGCAGGGCGCGGCCAACCAGCTGCCGGTTCCCTCTGCCCCGAGAACCACGCACTCCACGCCTCGCCCGTCGACGCTGCCCTCCACTG GCCCAGCGTCCACCGGGAACACCAGCAGCAGCGCAGGCGCAGTGGTGAGCAAGGTCAAGAACGGGTCGGCTGTGGTGGCGTCCGTGCTCTCGGACAACGGCCGACCTCACATCATGGTCCACTCGTCCCTCACCAGACTCGAGGTCAACGACGAGCAGCTGGAGATGGAGGCCAGGGAGCAGGACGCACAGGCGTCGGGGGCGGTGCTGGCTCTTGCCATGG GTGTGTGCATCACGGCCCTCCTGGTGGTGCTCGTCGGGTGCCGCCTCCGGGGCGTGCGGCGGCGCCTCCGGAGACACAGAGGCTCCAAGTCGCTCTACGCCCACGACGCCGACTACCTTGTGAATGGGATGTACCTGTGA